A stretch of Methanobacterium sp. Maddingley MBC34 DNA encodes these proteins:
- a CDS encoding ETC complex I subunit conserved region (PFAM: Uncharacterized protein conserved in bacteria (DUF2188); ETC complex I subunit conserved region), whose protein sequence is MAANIHVITGKKNGWDVKRDGAVKASGHFDTKEEAIEFAEKEGQRYNVEVFIHNEDGKIEKKESFGKNLYPG, encoded by the coding sequence ATGGCTGCCAATATCCATGTTATAACTGGTAAAAAAAATGGTTGGGATGTTAAAAGAGATGGGGCTGTAAAAGCTTCTGGACATTTTGATACAAAAGAAGAAGCAATTGAATTTGCTGAAAAAGAAGGGCAAAGATACAATGTTGAAGTTTTCATCCATAATGAAGATGGAAAAATAGAAAAAAAGGAAAGCTTCGGTAAAAACCTTTACCCAGGTTAA